Below is a genomic region from Persicimonas caeni.
ACGTCGGCCATGCACTCGACCTTGATCTTGGCCTTACTCTTGTTGTTCTTCTTCAGATACTTCTTGTCGGGCTCGTTATCCGCCGACACGTACGCGATGTTGGGCAGGTAGCCGCAGTCGTCTTGGGTCGCCTTGCGGGCCACCTTGACCACGATCTTGTCGCCCGGCTCGAGGTAGTCGAACTTGCACTCGAGCAGGTCGTCCGACTTGTAGTCGTGCGCCTCGTCGGTCAACCAGCAGTACTGGTGCGGGTCGTGTACGGCGTAGCCGTTCTTCTTGACGGCCTTGATCTTCCAGTTGACCTCGCCGTCCTCGTGGTCCTGAAGCTTGTCCTTGAGGACGACGTTTTTGGCCGTGGCCGTGCCCTTGTTTTTGACCTTGAGCTTGAAGGCGGCGTAGTCGCCCGGCTGGATGGTGTCTTCGACGGCCTCCTTTTTGACCGCCACGTCCGGCTGAGGACGCACGCACAGCGAGATGTGGCTGATGCCGTAGTTCTTGCCCACTTCTTCGTCGTAGGCGTTGTAGCCCACGCCCACGTTGGTGCCGCCGTCTTTGAAAGTGTAGCAGTTGGCGCCCGGGCCACCCTTGACGCACATCGCCGCGATGGGCGCGCTCGACTTGATGTCGAACTCTTCTCCGTAGCGCTTGATGTGGAAGGCGAGCTGGTCACAGCCTTCGCCCTCGAGGTGATTGCCGGTGTAGGTGAAGTACGGGTACTGGTAGACCGGGTCGATCTTGCACTCGATGAAGTCGCCTTCGAGGTGCGTCAGGCCACCGCAGGTCGGGTTCCAGGCGTTTCTGCCGTCGTAGTACTTCTCGTTGTTCTCCTCGTGGTCCTTGCCCAACCGCACTTTGTAGTAGTCGGCCGAATAGCCCCCCTCGTAGTCGTAGTAGTGCTTTTTGTGCTTCTCCTTGTCGTACTCGTAGCCGTCCTCGTCTCCGTACTCGTCCTCTTCTTCCTCTTCTTCGTCTTCCTCGCGTTCGTACTCGTCTTCGTACTCGCCGCCGAGCGTCGGCTCGGTAGAGTCGGTCATCTGCTCGCCGCAACCCGCGGCGCCCACGCCGGCGAGCAGCGCGGCAATCAATATGGCGCGAAATTGGTTCCACTTTCCTCGTGAAGATCGTGAGACAAGTGCACGCATACAGTCCCCCTAGATGACTGTGAGATGCGGAGGCCTACTGCATACTTCACCTCCATGTGAACTGAGGACAACGTTGCCCTCCAGCGTCGTGCCGAACTCGGTCGGCTCGCTTCTGCTTACATGGTGACTTCGGTTGTTCGGGCAGGGTGGCCCCCGGCCAGGCTTGGCTGGGCGCGCAACGGATGGCAGACGTGTGAATACGCGTTCAAGTCTTCCCCCCTACCAGCGATCTGGTTGCTGCAGTGGATGCTTCTGGGGCCACCAAGTCCCCACGAGGCGGCCCGGAAGCATCGTCGAGGCGGCCGACTACGTGACAAACGGCTGCCGCCACACCGGCGCTCGGGAACCCTCGCACCAAGTAGTGGCTTGTGCTCTCGTGTCCTACATCTGAATACGTCGCGTTATGTTTTTGAAGGTAGCTCGGCGGCAAAATCCGTCAACCCTTTTGTGCCGGTGGAGCTGTCGGAGGGGCCGGCGCCGCCGCGAAATAGATCGACCCAAACTCGTGTTTCCCCCCGTCTGCAGCTGCTCCCGGGCCGTTTACACCCGTCTTGACAGGCCGCGCGCCGATCGGCGATGCTCGGCGTACACCATTTGAAATGTGTTCCCCCGCAGCAATGCGGAGGTGGGGAGCAGGCTCGCGCCCGACGGGGCGCCAGCTTCACTGGAACTGTGGAGGACGTGTATGGAAGCAAGCCTTGCCAGCTATTTCGATCTGTACCAATTCACCACCGGCCGCCGCTTGTTCGCGTTGCGCGCCATCGAGGCGATCGCCGCCCAACTGGGCTACGACGACATCGCCGACAGCGCGCGTGCGGCCATCGACTTCAACGAGGGCGTGCGCGAGCTCGAAGGCGAGTGGCAGACGACCAAGTCGACCACCGAGGGCGTGCGCGTGGAGGCCGACCGCCTCGACGAGGTCATCGACCGCACCGTCGGCGGGTTTCACTCGCGGCTCAAGTCCGACATCCAGAGCTTTCCGGCCGACCACCCGCTGGGCAAGACCGCGCGCGAGCTCAAGCGCAAGATCTTCCCGGAGGGCGCCCGGCCCATCATCACCGAGGCCTTCGAGGACGAGCTGTCGAGCCTGCAGGCGATGAACGCCAAGCTCGACGCCATGCGCGCCACCCACGTCGAGCCGCTGGGCGCCGGCGCCATCGCCGACCGCCTCGTCGGGCTGACCGACGAGTTCGCCCAGGCCCTCGAGGCCCCGCAGAGCCGCCCCGTCGCCTTCAGCGAGGTGCGCGCCGCGCGCCTGCAGGGCCAGGAGCGCATGCTGCGCGTGGCCGCCAAGATCTTGGGCAAGTTCAACGGCGAGAACCCCGGCGACGCCGAGGCTCGCCAGAAGCTCATGACCCCCATCGTCGACCAAAACGAGCGCATCGCCGACTACTACCGCCGCCAGCGCCCGGTCCCCGACATCGATCCCGACAGCGGCGAGGACGTCCCCACCGACGACTGAGACCTGGGGGCCCCAGCCCCGTCAGTTACGGTCCCCGACCAAAACACCCCCCCTCCCCCCCTCCCCCCGTTTTGGTCGGGGACCGCATTTTTTTTGATTCGACCCCAAAAAATTCTAGTCACTCATCAAAACCCGGCCGGTCCGGGGGGGGCAGAGGTTTGGTCAGAGGTCGGAACTTGGCGGGGGCGTGCCCCAAAAAACGCGGTCTGGGATCGCGTTTTACGCGGGTCGATGCAGATTTGGTCTGCTCCGAGGGCAAAAAAAGCCCCGCCGGGGTCCCGGCGGGGCTGGTGGGTGATCAGGCTGGCTGCGAGTTCACCGCGTTATTCGCAGAAGCCGGGCGCGATCTGTTCGTTGGCCGCCTCGAACAGATCTTTGAGCTCCTCCATGCTGGTGATCTCCACGCCATCGGCGGTGAAGGGGAAGTCGCCTGCGAGCGCCTTGCTCGTCCACGAGATGACCTGGTCGTCATAATAGTCGTAGCTGACCTGGTCGTCTTTGCACGCGTTGAGCAGCGCGGCGACCGCGTGGCGCAGCAGGTTCATGGCGTCGCCCAACTCACCCGGGCCGCCGCCGTAGGCGAGGGCGTCCGCCAGGGTGTCGTCGGCGAGGGACTCGACTTGCTTCGAGGTGCCCGTGAAGTCGAAGACCTCGCCGAGCTCGTCGTCGGGGGCGTAGTGGTATTCGCCGTTCTCCTTGCACCACTCGTCCTCGTGGTTTTTCCAGAAGCCCGGCGTGCAGCCTTCGCCGCCCTGTAGTTCGCACTCGATATCGACCGTCCAATCATCCGAGCCCGTCTCCGGGTTGGTCGTCTCAGTCGAGGTGAAGCTGGCGACGTTGACGAAGCTCGTGCCGCACTCGCTCTCGGTGATGGGGCCGATCGTCAGGCTGTAGTTGAACGTCTGCGAGGCCGACGTGCCGCTCGAGGGCACGCAGACCTGGCCGAGCGAGCCGTACTTGTCGTCGCTGACGTCGACGCACTCGTCGACGCGGGTGATCGTGGCTTGGCTAAAGTCGACGTTGGCGCTGCCGGTGAAGTCGGTCGTGGTCGACTTGGCGGTCTTGTCGTACGACGAGGTGCTCGGGTTGTAGTCGTAGGTGTAGTTCTGCAGCGTCGCCGTGGCCGTGTTGGTGCGGGCGGTCGCGTCGGGCACGTTGGCCGAGTAGGTGCATTGCAGCGTGCCGCCGTTTTTGGGCACCGTCAGGTCGCTCGGGCAGTTGACCGAGGCGTTGATCCCGGTCGAGATGACGTCGGTGACCCCCGTCAGATCGGCGTCGAAGTCGGGGTTGGGGTTGGTGATGGTGATCGTGCCGTCGATCGAAAAGCACGAGTCGGTCGAGCCTTCTTTGCTGACCGTGACCTTGTAGCGGTGTCGCCTTTGAAGAGAGCCCAGTCGGTCTCATCGGCCCTTTTGGTTATGTCCCTGTCGTAGGTACGGGTGAACTTGGCGGTGGCCGTCTTTTCGACGTCGAGCTCGAGATCGAAGCAAAACGAAATGTGGCTGATATCTGAGTAGAGCCCGCTCGAGCCCACCGGCGCGTGCAGCCCGTCGTCAGTCGCCTGCTCGCCGACGTCATTGTGGGCGTCGGTGTACCTGTAGAAGTTGCCGTTGTCGCCGCCGTTGACCGGGTTGGAAACCCAGTCGAAGACCTGGCCCTGGTCGGTGTCGTACACATCGATGGTCAGGCTGGCGAGTTGCTCGCAGAACCCGGACGGGTCCTCATCGAATTGCGTGCCCGAGTAGGTGTAGGTCCCGGATTCGAAATTTCCCTCGATCTTGCACTCGTACCAGGTCTCCCCTTCGGGGGCGAGGTCGGCGCACGTCGGGTTGCCCTCCTCACAGTACGGACTTCCGGCGTCGATCCTACTTTGCGAGACGCCCGGAAGGTGCTACCGGAGATAGCGGCGAGGCATCCCAAATGCACCTGACCACGTCGTGTGCGACGTGGTGCTCGCGTGTATTCGGTTCTCCTACATCGACATGACCGCTGTAACTGAGAACGTAGCTGCCATGAAAAATCCGTCAATAAGAACGAGGCTCGTTGTTTTGGGGCTTGGCGCGGTGCTTTGGACCGCGTGCGAAGCGGACAAAACGCAGCCAGCGACGACAGCCGACGCTGCTTCAACTTGTCCCGGCGCTACCGCCGAGGAGGCCGCGCAGCAGTACCACCCGCGTATTCTGCGCGGTCGGGTGCTCGCGCCGGGCGGCCAACTGGCGATGCGCTCGCCGTTCGGCGATTGGCTGGTGGGTTCGGCCCACGCCGCGCCGCTCGAGGGCGAGCAGACGGTGCCCGAGGCGACCGTGGCGTTGTATCGGGTGGGGCCGGACGGCCAGAAGAGGGGAGAGGTGCTTCGTCGAGCGACGACGGACATCCAGGGCGAGTGGTGCATGAAGCTGCCCGACGGGGTCGACTTCGGCCCCGACGTGATGCTCGCCGCCAGCGCCGACGACACCCGACTGCGCCGAAGCCTGGTGTCGCCGGTGGCCACCGACATCTACAGCACCACCGAAGCGCTCACCCGCCTGCTGCAGGAGCGCGAGGTCGACTTTACCAAGATGCCCAAAGAGACCTACCTGAATATCGAGTCGATCGCCGACACCACCGTCGACCTGCTCCAGCCGGTGCAACTTGCCCCCGACGACAACGTGGCGAGCACGGTCGACAAGATCGGCGAGGCGCTGGCCAAAGACGAGCGCCTCGACAAGAAGATCGCCTCGTTGCCCAAGAGGGGCGAGTAGCTCCGAACACAAAAAGCCCGAGCGCGTCGCCGCGCTCGGGCTTTTCGTGTGTCTCGAAGAACGCTCGGTCCTCCTAGTAAGCCGGATTTTGTCCCCTCCTCCGGGCTTGCGCCCAGAAGCGGCGATGGTCATTCATCTAGGCCACAGATTGCTCTGCAGCTCGAGCGGCTACCTGGAGTCGGCAGGGCGGGCCGCCCTGGAGGGTCCGAAGACCCTCGACTCCCGTTCGCCTTGCATCGGGTGGGGTTTGCAAAGACAGGCGATGTCACCACCGCCCCGGTGAGCTCTTACCTCACCTTTTCACCCTTACCGGGCAGGCCCGAAGGCTCGCCCGGCGGTCTGTTTTCTGTTGCACTGGCCCTAGGGTTACCCCCGGTCGGCGTTACCGACCACCCAGCCCTGCGATGTCCGGACTTTCCTCCGACGCACGTCCACCGCGTGAGCGGCCCACGTACGCCGGCGACCATCTTGGAGGGCCGAGACGACTCTCGACTACCTTAAAGATGCAGCGGACGCCCCGAAGATTCAGCCGGCTTCGACCGGCTCGCTGCCCTCGACCTTGTCTTCGTCGTCGAGTGCGTGCTCCCAGAAGTACAGGATGCGCTGGCAGCTCGGGCAGATCTCGAGGGTCTCGCCTCGCTGGATCTCGATGAACTGCTGTGGCGGAATCGCCATGAAGCATCCCTCGCAGTGGCCGTCTTTGGCCGGCACGATGGCCAGGCCGGGGCGGCGGCTGCGAATGAAGTCGTACTTGTGAAGCACGCGCTTGGAGACCTCCTCACGCGCTTCGTCCTGGCGGTCGTGGCGCGCCTCGATCTCTTCGTCGAGCTCGGCGAGCTGCTGTTCGGCGTCGGCGACTTCGGAGGCGATGCCTTCGCGAAGCTGCACGATCTTTTCTTCTTTCTCTTCGATCGACTGCTCGGTCGACTCGATGGACTCGTCGAGGTGCAAAGCCTCCTCTTGAGTCTGCTCGAGGTTCTTTTTGAGCACATCGATCTCGGTCTCGACGGCGCCGAACTCTTTCTGAGTGCTGACCGCCTTGAGCTTCTCCTGGCGGTCGGCCAGTTGCGAGCGAGTCTGCTCGATGTCGTCTTTTTTCTGGCGACGCAGGCTCTTGACCTCCTCGAGCTCCTTTTTCTGGTTCTCGAGGTCGTCGATGAGCTTGTCCAGGAAGCCTCGATTCTCCTCGAGTTTTTCCTGAATATCATCCTTTTGATCCTCGAGCTCGTCGAGCTGGAGATCAATCCGCTGCAGTTCTCGAAGTAGCGCTAGCTGCTCCTTCAATGGATCACCTCTCGGGTTCTCGGTGCCAAATGCAAAAGCGCCCGACTGGGTCAGTCGAGGCGCTTTGCATCCGTGATCTTACTTGTTGCTTCTCTACCGTGTGCGTGTTTGACGCAGCCGCTGTATTCGTCGCATTCAGCTCTCGCTGCGAGCAGCCCCAACTGGGGGATATCGACAGATTGCATGTCGTGCTCCTCGTCACTGTGGAAGTGCCCGCAAGCGAAGCCGATTGCGCCGGTCGACGACCCCCGGTGGGATCGTATGGGCCCACCAGGATTCGAACCTGGGACCGACCGGTTATGAACCGGTGGCTCTAACCGCTGAGCTATAGGCCCGTAAATCAATGAGAACGGAACCCAACTTTCAAACGCCCGCACGCGGCGACCAGTGTAATTAACGAAAGGTCGACGCTTTCGCAAGTGTCGATCCATGACCGGTGCCCCAGATGCGCGTTCGCAGAACGTAGGGGCGGGGTGGAGCATTCCAAGGAGACAAAAAAACGGGCGTGCCCGAAAGCACGCCCGTTCGATGCTACCTCAGCCGAAGCCGATCACGTGTCGATGAAGCTCTCGAGCTGCTTCGCGCGCGACGGGTGGCGAAGCTTCTTGAGGGCCTTGGCCTCGATCTGACGGATACGCTCGCGGGTGACGTTGAAGTCCTGGCCCACCTCTTCGAGGGTGTGGTCGGACTTGCCGCCGATGCCAAAGCGCATGCGCAGCACCTTTTCCTCGCGCGGGGTCAGCGTCGACAAGACCTTGCGGGTCTGGTCGGCCAGGTTGGAGTCCTCGACGGCCTCCGAGGGGTTGATCGCTTCCTCGTCGGCGATGAAATCGCCCAGAGAGGAGTCCTGCTCCTCGCCGATGGGCGTCTCCAAGGAGATCGGCTCCTTGGCGATCTTGAGGACTTTGCGCACCTTCTCGACGGGCATGTCCATCTTCTCGGCGATCTCTTCGGGGCGGGGCGGACGGCCCAGCTCCTGGATGAGATAGCGCTCGGTGCGGCTGAGCTTGTTGATCGTCTCGATCATGTGCACCGGGATACGGATGGTGCGCGCCTGGTCGGCGATCGCGCGGGTGATCGCCTGGCGGATCCACCAGGTGGCGTAGGTCGAGAACTTGTAGCCACGCTGGTACTCGAACTTGTCGACCGCCTTCATCAGGCCGATGTTGCCCTCCTGGATGAGATCCAGGAACTGCAGGCCGCGGTTGGTGTACTTTTTGGCGATGGAGACGACCAGGCGGAGGTTGGCCTCGACCAGCTCGCTCTTGGCACGCTCGGCGATCTTCTCACCGGCCAGCACGGCCTGGTGGGTGATGCGCAGCGTGTCGATGGACTGGCCCGCCTCGATCTCGACCGAGCGGCAGCGGCGCTGGATGGAGCGCATCTCCTTCCAGATGGCCTTCATGCGCACCTGCGACAGCCCGAGGCTCTGGCGAAGCGCGTCACCCTCTTCGTCGTAGTCTTTGCGGTACAGCCGGGCGCACTCTTTGACCTCGTCGAACTTGACCCGGTAGAGGCGCTCGATCTTCTCGAGATCGTCCTCGGCCCTGTCGACGCGGTGGATCAGGCTCTTGAACTTGGCCACGATCTTGTCGGTGTGCTTTTTGGTCAGGCGCACACCCTTCATGATCTGGAACATCTCGCGGCGGTTCGACTTGATCTGCTCGCGCAGACGTCGGCGCTCGCTGTCCTCGAGGCCGGCGCGGGTGATGAGCTTCTCGCCCATGCGCCGGTTGTCCTGGTAGCGCTCTTTGACCTTGTCGATCTGGTCGCAGAACCACTTGCGGCGCTCGTCGACGGTCAGTTCGATGACGTTGCCGTCTTCGTCCTTGGGCAGATCCTCGGGGTTGGGCGCCTGCAACACGTCGGTCAGCTTGACCTTCTCTTTGCGCACGCGCTCGCCGAGCAGGATCATCTCGCGCACACCCACCGAGGTGCTCAGCACGACCGTCAGGATCGTGCGCTCGCCCTCTTCGATGCGCTTGGCAATGGCGACCTCACCGTCGCGGGTCAGAAGCGGCACCTGACCCATCTTGCGCAGGTACATGCGCACCGGGTCGTTGCCCTTGACGAAGTCGCTGCCCTTCTTTTTCTTTTCCCCGCCTTTGGTCTCGGCGCGAAGCTTTTTGCCTGCGTTGGGATCTTCTTTGGGCGGCTCGTACTGGCTGGGCTTTTCGACGACCTGGATATCCAGCTCCTCGAAGAGCATCAGCATGTCGTCGATTTGCTCGCTCGACAACACCCCGGGTGGCAGCGCATCGTTGACCTCTTTGTAGGTCAAGTAGCCCTTCTCCTTACCCATGGCGATGAGCTTCCGAACCTCCAAGCTGGTTGTTCGGACTTCTGCTCGGGCTTTCTGCATCAAGGTGTACTCCTTCTGGCTTACGTGCGAGCCACTGACTGACGGCGTTAACTTCTGGTGCTGTCGACTCGGCTTCATCTACCGCGCGGCTTCATCTACCGGTGATGGATGGCCAGCCGTCAAACTTTTGGCTTTTCGGGCTTATTCCTCAGCCCCCGCAGACTCGGCCCATCGGCCGACTCGGCGCGGTGGCCGCAAAGCGGGGGCCCACACATTTATAGTGATCGATCCCAGTCGAGCGATGCCTTGAACTGGGCGATCTGCTCCTTTTGACGAGTCAATTCCTCGAACTTGTTACGTTCGTTGTAAAAATCAATCTGGTCGAGCTGACGGGTCAGCTCGTCGAGACTGCGCGTGGCCCAATTCTTCTTGAGCGTACGAACGCAGTCTTGGTAAAACTGTAATGCCTTGTCCGGGTCTTCCGGGTCGTAACCTTCATCGGTCAGGGCCTTGGCGACGGTGCGCCGAAAGGCCCCATGATCGATCTTTTCGAGCAGCACCGGCGCGTTGATTTCGCCGTGACGCTCGTAGTGCTGACGCGTGAGCTCGAGAAAATCGGCCAGCTCCTGTGTGCTGAGCAGATTCTCGAGCTCGTCTCCCAAAAATTTGTCGAGCCACTCCGGATGGTCGAGCAGGACCATGAGCACGCCGTATTCGGCGCTGTCCAACTCCAAGGGCCGATGAGCCTCGATGACGGCTTGGCGGGCCCGACTCCTCAACTGATCGGGCCGCCGAATATAATCCTTCAAAAGTTTGGGCGCGATATTTAACCGCCGAGAAACCTCCTGGGCGTAGTGCTCCCAGGCCAGTTGGTTGCCTACGTGGCGTAACACGTCGCCGGCTTCTTCGAGCGCGCTCAACTTGCGGTCGACGTTGTCACCTTCGGCCGGAGCCAGGACTCGATCGAGCGCCCACGCGACAAGTGGTTGGGCCTGCTCGATCTTTTGCGAAAGCGCCTCGGCTCCGTGGCGGCGGACAAACGTATCAGGATCTTCGAGTTCGTCAAATCGTATTACCAGAGCCTCGAGTTTGGCCTCCGAAAACGCCTGTAAACAGCGCACCGTGGCCTCCTCACCGGCACTATCCCCGTCGAAAGCGATGACCACCTGGTCGCAATAACGCTGCAGCAGTCGCGCTTGTTCCGAGGTCAGTGCGGTTCCCATGGGGGCGACCGCGGTGTCGAAGCCCTTGGCGTGCAGGCAGATTACGTCGAAATTGCCCTCGACGAGCAGCGCATAGCCCGCTTTTTGGATGCCCTGCTTGGCCGCGTGCAGCCCGTAGAGCTGCTCGCCTTTGGTGTAAAATTTCGTCTCCGGCGAGTTGATATATTTGGGCGCGTCGTCGTTGGCGGCGATGGTTCGCCCGCCGAACGCCAGGGTGTGGTCCCAGATATCGACCACCGGAAAGACCACCCGATGCCGGAAACGATCGTAGTGGCCCGAGCCTTTGTTGCGCGACAGCGCCAGACCCGCCCGCTCGGCGATCTTGCCGCTGATGCCCTTGCTCTGGAGGTGGTCGAGCAGGTTCTGCCAACCCTGGGGCGCATATCCGAGCCCGAAATTCTTGGCCGTCTCCTCGTCGATCTCGCGCTCGGTCAGATAATGGCGCGCCGCCGCGCCCGCCTCACCCCACAGCTGGGATTCGAAGTAGGCGCGCGCCGTCTCCATGATCTGCCAGTACAGCTTCTTGCCTTCGCGCCGCTTGCGCGCGCGCTTGGCGGCCTGAGGATCTTCTTCCGGAATCTCCACGCCGTTGCGCTCGGCGAGCTGGCGCACCGCCTCCGGAAAGCTCCAACCCTCGATCTCCATCATGAAGCTGATGACGTTGCCACCGACTCCACAGCCGAAGCACTTGAAGATCCCTTTGCTCGGGGTCACGTAAAAGCTGGGCGTATTCTCGTCGTGAAACGGACACAACCCTTTGAAGCTCGACCCCGACTTCTTGAGGCTCACGTAGTTGCGGACGGTGTGCAATATGTCTGCTCGGGCGAGGACTTCCTCGATCACCGATTCAGGAATCAAACCCATCTCTACTCAACTGCCGCGAGTGCCCTCGACGTTTGGCGGTTCTTTTTGCCAGAAAAATCAAGGGCTTGCTCTGGGAGGTCTGCCGGGATTTCAGGGCCCCCCAGTCTAGCGGCGGTTTTTCGTCTGTCAAATTGTCCCCTAGACGCTCTGCGCCAATGTGCTTAGCCTTACAGCGGTTACAGATACCTACAATGCCGTAACAAGGGACACGCACAATGAAGATCGTCATCGGAACGGACCTCTCCGAAAATTCACTGGACGCCGCTCGCCAAGGGTTTGCCATGGCCGAGCGCATGCACCGCGAGGATGACCCGGCCGAGGTCTACGTCGCCTACGTCGAGGGCCAGGGCACCTGGTACCCGCAGGTGGGCACGACCACCATCCTCGACGACCCCGACAACCGCCGACGCATGGAGGCGCAGGTCCACGAGTTTCTCGAGGAGCATCTCGGTGAAGAACTCGAAGGCAAGCTCGACTACGAGCTGATCCTCGAGGAGGGCCGCGCGTCCAAAAAGCTGCCCGAGATCGTCGATCGCCTCGCCGCCGACTGGCTGGTGGTGGGTCAGTCGGGCCAGGGCGCGCTGGCGCGGCTGGTCGCCGGCTCGACCGTCGAGAAGCTGTCGCATCGCCCGCCGTGCAACCTGGCGATCGCTCACTCGAACGGGGTCGACTGGGCGAGCCGACCCACGATCTTGGTGGGCATCGACTTCTCCGAGGCCAGCGAGAAGGCGCTCAACCTGGCGATCGATCTGGCCGAACAGGCGAGCGCTCGCCTGCACATCCTGCACGTGGTCTACCCTCCCGGCCCGATCGCCCTGCCCGACGGGCTCGTCGGCTACGCCGGCGGCGAGTACCAGGAGGTCTCGGCGGTGCGCGAGCGCGCCCGCGGCGAAATGGAGGTGCTGGTCGACAAGCGCCAGACTCGCCTCGACGACATCGACTGGACCTCCGAGGTCGTCACGGGGTATCCCACCCGCGAGATCGTCGGCTACGCCGAAGACAACGACATCGACGCCATCGTGGTCGGCACCGTCGGCCGAAGCGCCATGGACGATTTCCTGCTGGGAAGTGTCGCCAGCGGAGTGGTAAAACATATGCCTTGCACGGTGCTTCTGACGCCGCCAGCGCATTGACATCAAATGGCATCGAGAGCGGTCGCCTCGATCAACTAAACAAGCCGAGCCCGAAGGGCAAAGCGCCAGGTTGTGATAGCCCCCGGCGAAGCGAAGCGGAGCCGGGGGTTGGAATTAGGTAGTACGATTTGACCAAGAAGTGGAAAGACCAATGGGGAAGCGCCCTCGAACTCGACGAGGGCCTTTTTCGTCTGAGGCTGCGAAGCCCCGGCAAAAGCCTCATCGTCAATACCTACGTCTACTCCGGCGGCGGCGCACTCGCCGTCATCGACGCCGGCTGGCCCGAGACCGTCGACCAGTTGGAGACGGCCCTGGCGGACATGGGGCTCGCGAAGAGCCTTCGTGACGTCGACTACTGGCTCTACACCCACGCCCATATCGACCACATGGGCGCAGCCGCGCTCATCAGCCAGAAAACGCACGCCCCGCAGATTGCCTGGCAGGGACTCGAGCCGTATCGCGAGCGCTGGCACGCCTTCCAAGACGATATGCACAACTGGACGCCCTGGATCGCCGAGGCCTTCGCCGAGCCGCATCGCTCGCGGCTCTTGGCCGAGCGTAAAAACCAGGGCGGTTTGGTCGACAAGTACGGCCGCGGCGTGCTCGAAAACGCCGCGTTCGTCGAGTTCGGCGAGCGCCTCGAGATCGGCGACCTCACCCTCGAGTTTCACGACGCCCGCGGCCACGACCCGCACCACGGCGCCTTCTTCGCGCCCGAGCGCGGCTGGCTTTTCTGCGGAGACGTCGTCATCGCCGTGCCCACGCCCATCTGCCGGGCGATGAACGACGAACTCGACACCTACCGCGACAGCCTCGACCGCCTGCAGGCTCTCGACGCCCAGTTTTTGCTTCCCGGCCACGGGCTGCACCGACGCGACAATATCGACGCCTCGTTCGAGCGCTCGCGCTCGTTCGTCACCGACTACGAAGGGCGTACGCTGGCGTTGTTGCGTGAGTTGGGGCGACCGATGGGCCTGTACGAGTTGGCACTGGCGTTCACACCCGACGGCAAGCCCTATCAGCCGGCGAGCCGCTGGTGGGTGCATATAGCTCAGGTCGACTCACACCTGCACGCGCTCATCGAGCGCGGCGATGTGATGTGCTTCAGCGGGGAGCACGGGCCGTTGTACGAGGCGAGTTGATCGACTCCCAAAGCCACACCACTCCCACCACGCCAAACTCCACGGCCACCAGCCAATGGGGCACCATCCAGCTCCCCCCGGCGCGCGCGTTCATCCACCCCACATAGGCTGCGAGCACCACGAACGCGAAGACGAGCGCCGTCTTCGACCGGCGAAGTGCCGCCAGCGGCACCAGCCACGCCACGTACCAGGGGTGGACGACGGGAGCCATGAAGAAGAGCGCGAGTAGCACCAAGAGCGTGCCGGCGATGGGGTCGCGGCGCATCACGAGCGCCCAGAGCATAGCGAGCGCGACGATGAAGACCGCCACGAGCTTGGCGACCGTCTGGGCGATCTGGTCGGCGGCGAAGCTCGTCGACGGGACCTCCATGCCCCGCCAGGTGCGCGTCCACCCCATCTCGCTGAAGAGTTCGTCGTATTG
It encodes:
- the dnaG gene encoding DNA primase codes for the protein MGLIPESVIEEVLARADILHTVRNYVSLKKSGSSFKGLCPFHDENTPSFYVTPSKGIFKCFGCGVGGNVISFMMEIEGWSFPEAVRQLAERNGVEIPEEDPQAAKRARKRREGKKLYWQIMETARAYFESQLWGEAGAAARHYLTEREIDEETAKNFGLGYAPQGWQNLLDHLQSKGISGKIAERAGLALSRNKGSGHYDRFRHRVVFPVVDIWDHTLAFGGRTIAANDDAPKYINSPETKFYTKGEQLYGLHAAKQGIQKAGYALLVEGNFDVICLHAKGFDTAVAPMGTALTSEQARLLQRYCDQVVIAFDGDSAGEEATVRCLQAFSEAKLEALVIRFDELEDPDTFVRRHGAEALSQKIEQAQPLVAWALDRVLAPAEGDNVDRKLSALEEAGDVLRHVGNQLAWEHYAQEVSRRLNIAPKLLKDYIRRPDQLRSRARQAVIEAHRPLELDSAEYGVLMVLLDHPEWLDKFLGDELENLLSTQELADFLELTRQHYERHGEINAPVLLEKIDHGAFRRTVAKALTDEGYDPEDPDKALQFYQDCVRTLKKNWATRSLDELTRQLDQIDFYNERNKFEELTRQKEQIAQFKASLDWDRSL
- a CDS encoding universal stress protein, producing the protein MKIVIGTDLSENSLDAARQGFAMAERMHREDDPAEVYVAYVEGQGTWYPQVGTTTILDDPDNRRRMEAQVHEFLEEHLGEELEGKLDYELILEEGRASKKLPEIVDRLAADWLVVGQSGQGALARLVAGSTVEKLSHRPPCNLAIAHSNGVDWASRPTILVGIDFSEASEKALNLAIDLAEQASARLHILHVVYPPGPIALPDGLVGYAGGEYQEVSAVRERARGEMEVLVDKRQTRLDDIDWTSEVVTGYPTREIVGYAEDNDIDAIVVGTVGRSAMDDFLLGSVASGVVKHMPCTVLLTPPAH
- a CDS encoding zinc ribbon domain-containing protein produces the protein MKEQLALLRELQRIDLQLDELEDQKDDIQEKLEENRGFLDKLIDDLENQKKELEEVKSLRRQKKDDIEQTRSQLADRQEKLKAVSTQKEFGAVETEIDVLKKNLEQTQEEALHLDESIESTEQSIEEKEEKIVQLREGIASEVADAEQQLAELDEEIEARHDRQDEAREEVSKRVLHKYDFIRSRRPGLAIVPAKDGHCEGCFMAIPPQQFIEIQRGETLEICPSCQRILYFWEHALDDEDKVEGSEPVEAG
- a CDS encoding MBL fold metallo-hydrolase encodes the protein MTKKWKDQWGSALELDEGLFRLRLRSPGKSLIVNTYVYSGGGALAVIDAGWPETVDQLETALADMGLAKSLRDVDYWLYTHAHIDHMGAAALISQKTHAPQIAWQGLEPYRERWHAFQDDMHNWTPWIAEAFAEPHRSRLLAERKNQGGLVDKYGRGVLENAAFVEFGERLEIGDLTLEFHDARGHDPHHGAFFAPERGWLFCGDVVIAVPTPICRAMNDELDTYRDSLDRLQALDAQFLLPGHGLHRRDNIDASFERSRSFVTDYEGRTLALLRELGRPMGLYELALAFTPDGKPYQPASRWWVHIAQVDSHLHALIERGDVMCFSGEHGPLYEAS